The Heterodontus francisci isolate sHetFra1 unplaced genomic scaffold, sHetFra1.hap1 HAP1_SCAFFOLD_1292, whole genome shotgun sequence nucleotide sequence GAGGCTTGTCAAACTAAAGGTGGATGTTgttgtttttcttttgtttttttttcctcttcCTCTTTCCCTCCTCACCTTCCTCACTGAATATAAGGAACTTCTCACTTAGGTAGGATGTTTTAACTAATGAAGGGATAAATTCTCCCTCAGCCCAAGTGTCAGATAAAACTAGTAATCTTCCATTTCAAAATGGAAATTCGTTCAATTTTAACAGTCAATTTTAGGGAGTATTGTATCTTTTTATTGTATGTTTTTATTTTTGTGTAATATAAGGGATGGTATTCTTTTATTGCTATCCATTGTCACTCAGTGAGGTCTATAGGTTGTGGCAAACATTTATTGTGCTGTCAAATCCACTTTTAGTTCTTACGTGTTGTAACTGTTACCAGGTTGTATAAATCAGTATTGTAACCAATCCCATTGAACATTCTGGTACTGGGTTGTAATATATTATAATTGCGCCTGTCTCATTTTTGCCAGGTGTTTTGGCTTGTCTGGATGGGTATATGAATATAGCATTGGAACAAACAGAAGAATATGTAAATGGTCAACTTAAGAACAAGTACGGAGATGCGTTTATTCGAGGCAACAATGGTAAATTTGACTTTTTTCCCTTTCTAATAAAATCTGAAAATTCTCTCTGCGTTATATTAGATTATAAAACTGCTATGGTGTTAATTCTGGCTTTTGAAAAAATTCTCTTCCTGTAATTGTCATTCTGCTTGTATGTGGATGTGCGTGCGAGCAGGTCTTCCTCGCGCTCTTGCTCTGTGACTCCCAATTTTTCTTATTATCTGTTTTGTTTCTTTCTCATTCTGTCTCTTCCTCTTTATCAAAGAAAAATAAGATGTTTTTAAATATGATATTGCTGTGATCTTGGTAGATTTGCTGTGGCAACAATTGTGAGCTTTGAATGCATATACGCACTGATCCACAAATGCCACTTTACCTGATCTGATTCCTGGATATTTTCCTTTGTCACACAATGAAGTTTAATATCTGTTGAATCATTTGGGGAGCTTGTATTTTTCTTTTGGTTTTTCAGTGAGATTGAAACATTTGGAGATATGTCCTAACGGCGCATGCTTGCTTGTGTCACTGGGCTACTGACAtcttccccttcagtatctgccagTGATGCTGTGTTTTTGTTAAGAAGTTTTCCCTCTAATTGTGCATTCCATTTGCAATTTTAAATCAAAGTATCTAAAGCATTCAAAATGTCCATAACCACTAATTAAATTCTCCTCAGTTTTTTTAATTTAACAAGCATGCTACCTGCCTAATGTACTGTGCTGCTCTGATGTCCTAATTAAGGACTTTGGAACATGTGAGAAGTAACTCTTAACAAACTATCCAATAATACAAATTTTATTTGTAAAATAAAGGTGGGTTCTGGGATCTTTCTAGACTAAGAGAGTCTGATAAATTTCATACTATTCTGGCAGCTTAACCAGTCTGTTTATCTCTTTCCAAAGTAATACTTGTTTAAACACCTCCCTCAGCAAAATGTGTGAAACCAGTCTTGACTCATGTCTTCTTCATTGTTTTTCTCATCTCCAACATACCAATCAGCTCACTCAGCGACAGAGCATTTAATTTTTAAACTAGTATAGTGAATGCAGTAAATTTGTCACAATGTCGCCTTTTCATTGGTAGGCTGCCATTGACACTTTAGAAGACATGGCTGGAATATGTGGATTTCTTCAGTTTGTGAAGTTATTTTGTTTCCTCTGGTCCTTGAGTTAACCACAGTACTGGTCTCTCTATTAATTAATAGACACTAActtgtatttatttatcttaaactaACAAATCTttaaatttttttctttttctttcagtGTTGTACATAAGCACACAGAAGAGGAGACTTTAAATGATGTTTACCAAATGTTTTGTTTTTTGATTTAAAAACCAAAAAATTGGTTTTATTCTTTAAATGCAAAAGACATTCTAGTTTCATCGTTCTTTTCAATATTTGGTGCATATAATAGTTTTTCATGAGTTTTTCATTTTCTGGAAATACTTGTCTTATTTTAGTTTACTTTCAGAAGTAGATAATGGCTATGATGTATGTATGAAACATGAAGGGTCATCAAGGCAAGCTCTGGCCTGTTTCTGAGGTGCTGTGCACATTTAAAGCTAAGTACCTGTTTAGGGAGAAGCTAATGCATTGCTGAAAATGTTGTGAATAAAGGACTTGATATACATGCCTCACTTGGTTTACGTTCAATACCATTACAAATAACGTTTTCACCAAAGGATGGGGGGGGGTGTGGTAAAGATTTCTGCTGTTTGCAATTTATAGTGAAATCATAAAAGCTGTATCTATGCATGACTTTTAAGATTTTGTTTTAAATAGCAGCAGTCTTCCCTCTTGGCTATTTGTGTTAGTTGATAGTGCACCAGTACAGAACTCTTGATGTTACACAGCATCTTGAAGCAGAGTAGGTAATCCACATTGTGTTGTAATGCCTGGCCTGTAGTTCttacatagaatcatacagcacggaaggaggccattggtccatcatgcctgcaccagtctttgaaagagctatccaattagtcgcacTTCCCCTCTTTCCTCATAGACCTGCAAATTTTTCGTTTTCAAGTATatgtccaattctcttttcaaagatTTATTTTTATTCTGGATTTGCATTGTATGCTCAATTTTAAAATGAAACAACTTATTTCTCCCACAAGCCTCTGTGTCAGTACAAAAGCAAGatgctgcgaatgctggaaatctgaaacaaaaacagaaaatgctggaaatactcagcaggtcaggcaacatctgtggagaaagaaacagagttaatgtttagaGTCTATGTGACCTTTTATTCTATGGCTGACACAGTGCACTGAAGCAACATCTGTTCCACAGAGATGAAGCATGTGCATTTTTTACAACTCTTAGTTCTCAATGGGGCGAGTCCCTGTAGGGAGGGAATATCAGAGGATGACGTGCTGTAGGCCCTGTTTGTGCATATTCTACTAGTGGGATTTTCAGAGGCTTTGGAGCAAGATTCCACGTCCACTCTTGGTTGTGTATAGTACATGGTGTGGGGAGACAGCTAAATGGGGAATGGAGAAAGTAATAGATGAATAACTAACTAAAAGCAAGAGGGAGAACTAGTATTGCAGAGCTATTAGTCTAGAGATTTAGTAGAAAGTAAAATTTAGTCTCCATTGTTGCAGATGTGTCTGATTCTTTGTTTTTTGTGATTTTATTTCTTTTCAAACTTTTTTAAACTGCTGATCAGCATTTTGAGGTGGTGAAAGTTATTGTGTTTTATGGATTCTGCTTTGAGTTCCAATATTTTCCAACTTTGTTGCAATTAATATGTTAAGAAAAATCTCACTTGATTATTGCTCATAATGCCAAAATAAATTGGTTTAACTTTCCATGGCTCACACACCACCTCTAAATATGCTGGGTTCCAAATCCTGACCTTTGAGAAGTTAACTTCAACTATACATAAAAAATGGAAACAGTTTCTACATTATAGTGGTAAATTATTTTTCTCTCAAAGTAAGTCAAGCTCGTGGGTGTCACATTGTGTAGATTCTGGGCCTTACCAAGGTTAATTTTTGAATTGAGGTTTCGACAGCAACTTCCTGGTTTTCTGGGGCACTTAATCTCCAAGTAGCTTGTTTGTTTGGGTTGAGGTTCTCTAGGAATGCTAATAAAAAGCTCCCCCAAGTTATTGTGGCGCTGAAGTCTCCATAATAGTAATGTATTCCTATTTAATTTGATCATGGATTTCTTTGGATTGTCTCCACCTTCTTGTCATTCAAGTTTCTTTGCTGCTTTCCACTCCAAGCCAAACCTCTCTCATCCCCTTCATCCTAGTGCAGAACCCCCCTCAGTCTAGTGTCTGTGTCATTCCTCCTCTACCCCAAATTTCTTCTCAAATATCCAAGCTCATCCCATTCATGGGACCTACAACCTGCTCCCACTAATATAATCACTCAGCTTcactcctggttcccatgttaactAATATTGTAAATAGTTCCCTTTCCTCAGATACTGTCTCCCTCAGATTCAAAACTGCTTTCATCATTCCTCTTCAAAACTCCTATTTTTGATTTCTCTCTTTGCCATTTGCTCCCTCCATCTTCAATTTCCCTGTCCTTTCCAAAGTAGTTCAATGTATTGTCACCTCCCAGATCCTTGCTCAGTTCTTCCACTATTTCATGTTTGAATCCATCTATCAGATTTCCAGCCCATCCCACTGCAACTAAATGGTCCTAACTAATATTACAAATTACATTCTGTATGactgttgtcaggcaagccccccagctgccaagactgaggcacacattatttcaccacatgaacattaaaacttaaaattgcaagcccctgactggaaagacatttgcatattaacagacagtgttggaacaagggacaaagggccatgccctgatacattcaaccaacaatggacttttgattaccagacgttgaagcattccaggttaacaactaagatggctgaatacgcagaagaagtggtcagaccagttttggtcacttgTCTGACTTGGAGTTTTTgattttgaacttccaacagggaatttgtgatcagaacatctctctcctctctgctctcctcttgctcacaccagcttcagaaaccattgaggaCATGAGAACctcagagaaaagtctcccacgttgaacaagctttaagaagaatactaacaaaaagtaagagctgcctataatcaaagactctacagcgagctggaaccacagaaacagtaaccagaaacccccttcagagactgcctcaaacctttcaccttatattttcctctcttttctgtccctatctgcatgtgtgcatgctagcatgggcacgtggtatatccgtagacgtcaaccgaattagagttaagtttaagttttaataaatttctcttttctcttttaaaccgaagaaagcctgtttgtgctcatttctttgccttataattggaaaactgtgaacaaggattcacaaaggggagctcaaaacacagtatgtttgaaaataataccctgttacaataagaccgggtgaagacagtaacagacccctagacacctttcttgccTGGTTGTAACACTGTCACCATGTGGTGGTATCATTCGTTGACCACTCAGCAGCCAGCGGTATGGCTATCCACATCATCCTCCTGCAAAACCTCTCTTTGTGTCCAGCTTGTTTGGATTACCCTTGTTTCGTCCCATTCTTACCTTTCCAATGGTAGCCAGAGTATCTCTATCTGTTGTTTCTCTCCACTGTTGCACTGTCACCCCAGTGTCCCTCAAGGATCCATCCTAGGCCCTTTCCACTTCCACTTACTGCCCATTGGTAATTTCATCTACAGCCTTGGGTTTAGCTTTGATATGTATGCTGATGATCCTAGTTCTATCTTTCCACTACTTTTCTCAGCCCTTCCATTGTTTCTATGCTGTCAGGCAAAGGTTGTCTACTTCCATTCCGGTAACCTTGTTTGccatttctcctacctcaaccTGTCTGCCACCTAAACCTGCATGTGTTCCATCTCATTACTGTCCTTTTTGTAGCTGGAAGCAGGGTGGTATGTCggatgaaaatttaaaaaaaaagtaccaaTGGCAACAACTGGAGGTCTGCTCATTCTGATGGTTGGTTTGATGTGACtgatggtgtcccacagggatctgtactagggcctcagctattctctatatttataaataacttggatgaaggaatagaaaaCGGTGTATCTAGTCTACTGACAACGCTAGTTAGGTGGCGCTGTAAATAGTGTAGGTGCAAGCAGAAAGTTGCAAACTGAGATTGGTGGAGTAAATGAGTGGCAAAACTGGTAAGACATTTGTAATAGAAAGGATAGGGCTTTAGAAGCTTAGCTTGCGATCAAACTGGATACTGAGGTTGTGAACACTCCATTTCAGCCTGAagcagtggccagagagtgggatggagttggtggtgagggtgCAGAGTGTTGGCCAAAGATGATTTCGATCTGTAGCTTTTCGCTGGCAGAAATTTATGACTGAATGCCAAACAACATGATGGCATAGAAACAATGGAGGGGTTGAGAAAAGTAGTGAAAAGAAAGAACTAGGGGTCATCAGTGTACATACCAAAGTTAAACCCAAGGCTGTGGATGATATtggagatggagttcaatgcagggAAAGTGTGAGTCATTCACTTTGAGCCGAAGACAGAAAGATCAGAGTATTCTCTAAATGTTGACAAGCTAGAGGGAGTTAggagtccaagtacagaaatcaggaaaagctagtggacaggtatgCAAAAGATTAAGGTTACTTTAACATTGGCCATTatctcaaggggattggaatataAAGCAGTGGAACTTAATGTTACAGCtgaacaaagctctggttagacccaatCTGTAAtactgtattcagttctgggcactatatCAGGAGGGATGTATTGGTCTTGGGATGGGGATGGAGTTGCAGTGCAGATTCAtctgaatgatactggggctaaaaggcttaaattatgaggatagtttGCTTAGACTagaatatagaagattaaagggttaTCTTTTTGAGGTGATTAAAGGAGTGGGTAGGGTAGGCAGAGAGCAACTATTTTCTCTCATGGGGGAGTCCAGTACAAGGAGGCATAACGTTAAAATTGGAGCTTGGCTGTTCAGTGGTGATGTCAAGAAACCCTAATGGAAATCTGAAAATCTCTtttatttcccccccccacccccaccaaaaaaaaTACTGTTGCAGGTAAggtgaattgaaaatttcaaaactgtcattgataattttttgttaggcaaaggtttAGGCAATTAAGGATTAGGGAAACAAAGTGAGTAGATGAAgttaagatcagccataatctaattgaatggtggaacagagttGAGGGGCTTAATGACTGACTCCTATGCTCCTATttgatcatttaaaaaaaatggAAAATAGCACCATAAAACAAAAATATGAAGATGGAGGCCCGTTTTCAATGGTAACAGTTGTACTTGCATTTTTGTAATTGAAATTTTTTAGTTGTCTCATTTATCGTGTTCTGTGTAGTGCATTTTGAAGTGGTGTAAAGTTACAcaaagaacactgataatgaaacgCTCTCTTCCTAACAAGATGTTACATATCTTATGTCCCAGGTAATAAGCCA carries:
- the LOC137364273 gene encoding U6 snRNA-associated Sm-like protein LSm6, which codes for MSLRKQTPSDFLKQIIGRPVVVKLNSGVDYRGVLACLDGYMNIALEQTEEYVNGQLKNKYGDAFIRGNNVLYISTQKRRL